The segment CTGTTGTCTATAACCCCATTTTGGAAGAGCTCTACTGGGCTGTACAGGGGGAAGGTGCGTATTGTAATGGACAAAGGATCGAGGTGAGCCCACAAAGCAAGCTTCAAAATGCACTGATCGCGACAGGATTCCCTTATGCCAAGGTCAATGCCGGCATTGAGTACCAGTGGGTGATCGACTGCATGACCAACCTGCTGCCGCATATCCAGGATATCCGCAGGCTGGGCGCAGCAGCAGTTGATCTATGCTATCTTGCCCATGGGAAGGTAGAAGCCTTCTATGAGATCGATCTCAAACCGTGGGATGTAGCTGCAGGGATCTTGATCGTACAGGAAGCCGGTGGACGGATCAGCAATGTGGACAATGCGCCATTTGATTTTGATGATAAAAGTATTGTTGCGAGCAATGGTAAAGTACATCAACAGCTGATAGACTATTTAGAGAAGATCTAAATACCTAAAGAGCCTGTTTTTTATTTGCTTTCTGATTTTTGAGGAAAGAAGTAGAGCATCACCAATAGCCATACCACAGCAAGGTCTATAGCCACATCTGCAAAGTTGAATACTGCAAAATCAAATCCACAATGCCAGGCAACATAATCCACTACGCCCCCATGCACAAAACGATCATACACATTACCCATTGCACCGCCTATCAGCAGCCCTACAGGAAAGGCATAACGCTTGATATACCCTTCTTTAAATACAAAGAACAATATCGCCACCACAAGGAGTGCCTGTATCCATTTAAGGGTAGGTCCGAGAAATGACAGCATAGAGAAAGCCACACCTTTATTATAGTGCAGCTCAAGGTCTATACATTGTCCCGGACGATAGTATCCCTCAATAAAAATCGATTTGATATTCTGGTCTATAATGAAGGTCCCCAAAAGGACCAGGAAAAAGACAGCAAAAGCTCTCATTAAGCTAATGCCCTTTTAAAGAATATTACACACTCTTGCATGATCTCTTCAACTTTTTTTTCATCTTTTCCCTCGAGCAAAAGGCGTATTTTATTTTCTGTTCCGGAGTAACGGAAAAGATGACGTATGCCTAACCCTTCAATTTTTTCTTTGAGGGCATCTAACCCTTCGATCGTATCAAAATCTCTTTTTTCCTGGATCAGAAGGTTCACTAAAAGTTGCGGGTACGACTCATAGGGATTAAATGCTTCACTCGCCTTTTTACCCGTCTCTACCAAGTATGCCAAAGCCTGCAGTGCGCTGGAGATACCATCTCCCGTCTTGGCATAATCTGAGAAAATGATATGCCCACTCTGCTCTCCACCAAAGTTCATCCCATATTGCTGCATCATCTCCACGACATTTTTATCTCCTACTGCAGAACGGTGGAGTGTAAGCCCCTGTGAAGTCAGATACTCACCAAGTCCCTGATTGCTCATCACTGTAGCAACCATCCCGTCACCTTTGAGTGTCCCTTGATTCTTAAGATGTACCGCAAGCACACCCATCAACTTATCTCCATCAACGACTTCACCCTTCTCATCTACCATCACAAGCCGATCCGCATCACCATCCAAGGCGATGCCCACATCTGCACGATATTCCAGAACCGCTTTTGCCAGATACTCCGGATACATCGCTCCACATCCTTCATTGATGTTAAATCCGTTAGGCTTGTCACATAACACCACAACCTCTGCACCAAGCTCCTGTAGGATCGTAGGGCCGACAATATATCCCGCTCCGTTCGCACAGTCAATTACGACACGTTTACCCGATAGAGTAGCTGTTTCGGGAAAAGAGTTTTTGATATGTACGATGTACCGACCGACCACATCATCTATTCTTTTTGATTTCCCAATCTCTTTACCTGTCACCTGTGCTGTTTCTATCTGCGCATCGTCCTCATAGATCGCTTCTATCTCTTTCTCTTTTTCACGGTTCAATTTGTTTCCGTCCCAGTCAAAGAACTTAATACCGTTATCATAATAGGGATTATGGCTTGCAGAGATCATGATCCCTGCATCACAACGCATGTTCGCTGTTAAAAATGCAATGGCCGGTGTAGGCATAGGCCCTATCTGTATCACATCAAACCCTACAGCAGTAAGCCCCGAGACCATAGCGTTTTCTATCATGTACCCACTACGTCTGGTATCTTTTCCTACCAATATTTTGTTGGTTCTGCTGAATCGTTTAAAATAGATGCCTGTGGCCATAGCCAAGCGCATGGCATGCACTGCACTGACTTTTTTCCCTGCTTTGCCGCGTACACCATCTGTTCCAAAAAGTTCCAAGTTAATTCCTTAATAGGGTTTTGCACTATCCCCTTGATTCTATGGCTCTCATTTTAACGCAAATTTAATTAACATTCCTCTATAAACACTACACCACTCTCTTCATCCAATTCATCTTCCATGGTATTACATTAATAAATCTTTAATCTTTATTTGGCTATTATTCGCGAACTATTTTCACTCTAATTTATTGAGTAATAACAATATACCTATAAAGGAAACAACATGGCACACCATAAGTCAGCAAAAAAACGTATTTTGCAAACTGCTGTAAGAACTGAAAGAAACAGATACTACAGAACGAGAATCAAAAACATCACAAAAGCAGTACTTGAAGCAGTAGCAGCAGAAGATAAAGCAGCAGCGGCAGCAGCTTTCGCAACAGCGAACAAACAAATCCACTCACTGGTAAGCAAAGGTTTCATCAAGAAAACAACTGCTGCGAGAAAAGTAAGCCGTCTTCATAAAATGGTAAATGCTATCGAAGCTGCATAAGCAGTCTCGATACACCCTCACTAAAATCACAATCTAACACAAAGAACGCCTATGTTCAAAGAAAAACTTCAACCTTTCATCGACAGATACAATGAACTCAGTGAACTCCTAAGTTCCCCGGATATCACCAGTGACATTAAGCGCATGACAGAACTCAGTAAAGAGCAGTCTGACCTTGGTCCCTTGGTAGAGAGAGCAAATCTTTACGTTGAAACTGCTGATGCCATAAAAGAGAATAAAGAACTTTTAGGGGATGCAGAGCTTGGTGACCTTGCAAAAGAGGAGCTCAGTGAGTTAGAGCCAATGCTGCCTGCCCTGGAAGAAGAAATTAAAATCCTTATGATCCCGAAAGACAAAAATGATGACAAAAATATCTTTCTTGAACTGCGGGCAGGTGCAGGGGGAGACGAGAGTGCCCTTTTTGTGGCAGATGTCTTCAAAATGTACTCACGCTATGCAGAACAGATGGGATGGAAAATAGAGATCGTCAGTACCAATGAAGGGACTTCAGGGGGGTATAAAGAGCTTATCGCCCAAATTAAAGGCGGCAGTGTCTATTCCAAACTGAAATACGAAGCAGGCACACACCGTGTGCAGCGTGTACCGGATACCGAAACACAAGGACGGGTACATACCTCTGCGATTACTGTGGCTGTCATACCGGAAGTAGATGATGTAGAAGTGGACATCAAACCCAATGAAATAAAAATGGATGTATACCGTTCAAGCGGCTGTGGGGGTCAATCGGTCAATACCACTGATTCTGCCGTACGTTTGACGCACATTCCTACAGGCATTGTCGTCGCCATTCAGGATGAAAAGTCACAGCACAAGAACAGAGACAAAGCCATGAAGGTACTGAAGGCAAGAGTCTATGAGGCAGAGCTGCAAAAGCAGCTGGATGAAACGTCAAGCCAGAGAAAACTTCAAGTGGGTTCTGGAGATCGTTCAGAAAAGATCAGAACATACAATTACCCGCAAAACAGACTGACCGATCATCGCATCGGATTGACACTTTATGCCCTCGATGATGTGATGAACAACGGTAACTTAAAATTGGTCATCGATCCGCTTATCGCCCATGCGCAAACAGAAGCCATCCAGGAAGCAGGTCTTTGATCCATGTTGAAATTTGAACCACTCAAAAGCAATAGTGACCTCAAAGAGATTATTAAAGCTGCTTTTGATGCAGATCTTTCCGTTTCCGGTGCATGGGGATACACACAAGCACTTTCGACTGTCATTGAATCCTCAGAGGTTCCAGTAAAACAGCTAGAGCATATGCTTGCATCTATGCGTACTTATATAGAGATGAATATGACCCTTCCCAAAGAGGAACGTTACGGAAGTATCAATCTCAATGAAACGAAGAGAGTACAACAACACGTGGATGGACTGGTCTATGATAAGGTGACTTATGAGATCACTGCGATGAGAGAAGAGACCTATACGGCATTTATCAATGCATACAAAGAAGGTTTAGGCACAGAAGACTTTGATATCGCAGAACATTTTGAACAAAGAAAAAAAGCTACGATCACAAGAAAAGAAGAGTATTGGTTTGAAGTGCATCAAACACTTTGACCCGGATCCCCACTTTCAGACTCCACATTACTTTTAAACTCCACCACTCTATATTCACCACAGCAAAGACAATGAAAGGCAGAGAGAAAATCTCATTCTCTCTCACTCTTTTTTATCCCAGCAAAGAGAGTCAACAGATGTCAGTATTCCGGATAGTGTGTAATAATGGAGAGGTATAGAAAGAAGAGAGAAAAGTGTTGTCATCAAAACCTGAGAGAATACACTTCCCTGTGTAATAAAACTCATCCATACACTCTATCAGAGTCCATGGATAAATTCTTTACACTCTATGAATCTGACCGAAAAACGGTCAGAGGAGGTATTATTTAATACCTTTGATGTTTTTGTCTTCAGTAACAGTTTTACCGCTAAGATCTGTCCATGTGATCTCAATCTTGTCACCTTTTTTCAATCCTGAATCTCTGAAGGCAAATTTGAATTGCGGATTCTTAGACCAGAACTGGCTTGTAGATACATCAAATACTACTTTACCGTTTACATTTGCACTAATGTGAGTGATGAAGTTTGCTTCAACACCTTTTTTCTTTGCTTGATCATAAGTAAGCATGTCATGTTTTGCCATTACTTTTACTTCTACAACATCGCCTTTAAGCTTTGCTTTAATTTTCATATTAGCCATAATATTCCTTTATTTTCTATTTCTGTTATACTTAATTAGATTTTATTATCTAATCCAACGGCTTGAAGGGGGATTAACCTTCACATCCACCAAGAGCAACTTCCAGTGTAACCTTACCTGCATAGAACTTACCATCAGTACCTTCTACAATTGCAGTGATCGTTCCAGATTCTTTCATTTTGATCTTAGTCATAAAATCTACGATTCCACCCTCTTGTACATCCCATACACATACAGCTGCTTCAGGGTTTACATCTTGGAAAAGAGCTACAGTTTTAGCAGCGATATCTGACTCTACAGTGACTGGGATCGCTCCACCGTTACTTGCTACTTTTGGTGCTTTAACTTTTACACCGCTTTCTTCTGGTTTGATATCACCGTAAAGTGCTTTAACCGCGTCTGATACAGTGTGAGCAGTCCATACATCAGGCTTAGTAGCTCTGAAATCAATTGCAGATAAGCTTGCTGGCAATACAGCTGCTGCAGCTATACTTAAACTCATAAATTTTCTTCTATCCATTTTATTTCCTTTGTATAAAAAATTTAGATAAAAGGCTGGATGAACCAACCTGATATTTTATTTTACTATTCTATTGTGAAATAATTGTGATAACTCACAATTATTTACTTGCTCCGATCATATAATCGACTACTTCTTTTACTTTTTCATCTGAAAGGTCCATCGCACCACCTTTTGGAGGCATACCGCCTTTTCCATTGATTGCGTTGTGATACACTTGGTCCAGACCTTTTTTAAGTGCTGCATCCCATGCTGCTTTGTCACCTACTGCAGGTGCACCCATTGCATCTGTAGCATGACATACTGCACAACTTGCTTCATAGGTATCTTTACCTGGTGCTGCTGCACCTGTTTCTTTTACTTCAGGCAATGTTTTTTCTGAGCTTAACGGTGGGTTAAAGTCAGTAAGTTCAAATCCGATTCTCTGTACTTCAGGCTCACCCTCAAAACAGTCTTTCATACATCTTACACCGTTACCATAGTTCAATGGGTTGTTGTAATATTCACGTACATTGTCTTGACCTTCTGGTCCACTGATCTTAGGTTCAAAACCATCAACGTTTGGCATCACGATCTTTAGGAACTTCTCTCTGTCAAGTTCATACTCATCATCCACAAGCTCACCCTCGATCTTTATCTCATTGATGTAAAGGATATATGCTGATAGCGCATACACTTCATCTGTTGTCAAAGACATAGGTGCTTGGTGAGGCATACCTGTTTTGATGTACCACCATAATGTACTCGCATACGGCCAGTATGGACCAAACGCACGCTGAGGACCTTCAGAATCCGGCTTCACCCTTTGGTTCTTCATTGTTTTCTGCAATGCATATGCGTTACCCAATGTAAGTTTTGGGTAAAGCCCAGAACCTGCACCAAAGTCACCGTGACAAGATGCACATTTTGTTTCATACACTTCATCACCCTCTTCTACCGTACCTGAACCTTCAGGAAGGCCTGTACCGTCTGGCATTACATCGATATCCCAAGCTTTCTGCTCATTTGCAGTGGCTATTTTACCTTTGTTGAATGCTGCTGTGTGTGCTGCATCATTGACATAATACTCACCTCTTTTACCGTTGACACTCGGATATGTTACCCCACCGTCAACGACAAGTTTATTATTGAAACCATATGTTTTCTTAACACTGTCAGAAACCAAAGCGTTTGCAGGTCCAACAGCATCAATGACTCTTTTATCGAAACCTTCTGTGTTCATTGTAGTAGTTACGGGTGCTGCACTTTTTGTTTCCGTTGCAGACTTTGCTTCAGCTGTATCTTTTGTACCGTTAGATGCATTACAAGCTGTTCCTAAAAATACTACTGATGCAAGCAGTGTACTCGCAACAATTTTTTTATGATAAGATTTGTACATTTGTAACCTCTCCTTTTGCATCAATTTCCCATGTGTGGATACCGTTTCTATGGTAAACACCCTCGATTCCTACCGCAGCTCTTTCGTTTTTAACTGTTGGCTGAATGTGTCCTGCATCATCTGAAGCACGTGAACTAAGTAGCATTGGCTCACCTGTATATTCATGCATGATAGAGAATCTAGTCCAAGCTCTGTCAAGTACCAGACCTTTCAGAGATGCTTCTACCCAGTTTTTACCGCCATCGAATGATACATCAACAGTTGTGATCGTACCCATACCAGACCATGCAAGTCCCTCGATCTCTACCATATCACCTTTTTTAAGGTCTGTCCATGGCTTCTCAGGACATGGCGAAGTGATCACAGAGTTCACTTCATTTGCATAGAAGTGCTGTATCGCTTTACCTGTATATTTCAATGCCGTATATTTAGATGTCTCTTCTTTCGCAAAGAATGGCTCAGATGAGAACTCAAGTCTAGCTAACCATTTCACACATAGGTTTGCTTCCCAACCTGGAACAACGATTCTGATCGGGTAACCTTGCTCTGGACGTAATGCTTCACCATTTTGTCCCCAAACGATCATTGCATCATCAAGTACTTTGTCTATAGGGATTGTTCTACCCATGTGTGAACTGTCGTTACCTTCGGCAAGCATCCATTGTGCCTCTGGTTTAAGACCAAGATCTTTAAGAATATCTTTGATGTAAACACCGGTCCACTCAGCACAAGACATAAATCCTTTTGCAAATTGGATCGAGTTGAACTGAGGTCCTCTCCACTCTGGTCCACCGTTCGCTGGACACTCAAGGAAGTGAACTCTACTTACATTTGGATATCTTTTAAGTTGATCCATCGTTAAAACGATCGGCTTCTCAACTAGACCATGAATCATCAGTCTATGCTCGTTCGGATCAATTGTTGGTGTACCACCGTGATTTCTGTTAAAGAAAAGACCATTCGGTGTGATAATACCGCTCAGATCCTGAATAGGTGTTACCGCAATTGACGCTCTATAGTTACCAGAAGAAAGAATAGGTGTTGTTCTTCTTGTTACCATATGCTCATATGGTGATGGCTGACCATACAAATTCACATCTACACCATCGCCCCACTTGACTGCCCATGGTTTCTCTTCCATGATGTTTGGATCATCCTCAGGGTTTGCTTTAATATGCTCACTCGCATCTATTGTGACGGGTGCGACAACACTAGCTGCAGCTAATGCGCCCATAGAATAAGTTGCTGTTTTCTTAAAAAAGTTTCTTCTTGATGTTTGCTCTGACACTTCAGAAACAACTTCAAACTCTTCTTTAGTTATCTTATTCATTTGTCCTCCTTGATTAATTTTAAAATGACTAAGGATGTATCCCTTAATTTCGTCATATGCCATAGATTATATTCAAATAAAATAAAAGTTAGGGATTAAAATGATTAATCTCTCCTCAGAATCTATAGAATTATCTTCTCTCTGTAACGAAAATGCACCACAAACATAAAAAAACAATATAATTATCATAAATATTATATATAGGGTCAGCCAAACAGAGCTGAAAATATTCAATAAGAGGTCATTGAATCCATATCAGGCAAACCTGTTACCCTCCAGACCCCATACAGCTTAAGTGAAGTACTTCAATATATTCACGCGTATAATAGAGTTTTCCGTCCATTCCTTCAACTACGGCAAAAACGGTTCCTTTAAATTCCATTCTTATAGGAAGCTCATACTCGATCACATTCTCTTCATGGATATCAAAGACTGCGACCAGACTCTTGGGATTGGCATCCTGGAAAATGGCAAGAGTTTTTGCTTTGAGTGCTGAGCGTATAGTGACAGGGATGTTTTCCGGGTCTCTGACGATGCCTCGAGGGACGATAAGTTCTACAGCTGTACTCTTTTGGATCGTTGCAAATTTTTCTCTTCCATACAGTGCCAGTGCTGCATCATCGATAGAAGAGGCCTTCCATGCCAAAGGTTTACTCTTTCTGAAATCTACCGCCAGCACTTCTGCTGTATAAGGAAAAATGCAAAAACCCAGAACTAAAAAATGACGTCGATTCATACTTTTTCCAATACCCTCTGTATAGCGTTGCCACGTGACGCCACATCACCCACACACTTTGAATTCGCCTCTAATGCTTTCTTCAATCCATCCTCTTCCCTGCCATACTTCATGATAAAATAGATAGATTCCGCCAAAGTGTTCTCCAGGGGAGTAGAGACATCCGGCTCGACCGGATTAAAATAGGTATTATCCCAAAGTACCCCCATACTTAAGAGTGCCAAGGCATCGTTCCCTTCTTCTTGTGACAAATGGGACTGAGGGTGTATCGCCTCTTGGTATTTAGCCATCGCCTGGGATACTTTAGCCGTTATAAGACCGCCTATCGTCACGGCAGCCAACTCTATGGCATCTCTGTAGGGCATACCATTCTTTATATTCTCTTCAACCATCTTATAGAACTGTTCTATTCTCTCTTCACTGCTTGTGCTCACTAAAAATCCTATATATAAAATATGGATTAAAGATAATACAAAACAGCTTTAAGTTTTCTGACACAAGTGCTCAAGTCACCCTCTATAAAATCTTTATGGTACAATTCTAAAAAACCAAAGAGGAACACTTTTATGAAAAATGTAGGAAAAGTAACAACTCTTTTTATCTCTGTACAGGGCTCCTCTTCTCGTATGGAAAAAGAGGCATTCAACTTAGATCCAAAAGGTGTCATGGAAGATAAATATTATGACACCAATATCAACCGGTCTGTTCTGCTTACGTCAGAAGCGAGTTATGCTCTGGCCGGCAGCCACAACATCACATTTCCTTTTGGTTCACTGGGTGAAAACATCTTGATGGACTACAACCCATACCATCTTGTACCGGGAGATCAACTGCGTATCGGCGAAGTGCTTTTGGAAATAAGCCAGAACTGTACGATGTGCGATCATCTTTCACAGATAGACGAGAGTCTGCCTACACTGCTTAAAAATGACAGAGGTATTTTTGCTAAGGTGATTGAGGGTGGTATGATTAAGAAAGCAGATGAAATAACCCTCTTGAAGTAAGAGTGTCATTTCATAGAGTGTGTGAGGAATTTCTCCTCACTGGAATGTTTTACTATTTAGCTGTAAGCTCTTTAAGTATATCTTCCATTTTTTTCTGTGCCATAAGCAGAATATCGTGAGACGCTTTGTCTTCGATCCCCAATGATGCTATCCAGTTATACACTGAAGGGAATCCGATCTCCATGGTGTTTGTACCTCTTTTTTGATACATATACATTGAACAAGGTGCAAATGCTCCTGCTTCCGGATGTGTTTTAGCCACTGTATAGATCACTTCTAGGTAACAGATAGAGTAAACGTCATAAAAAGTATATCCCTCATAACCACTCTCTTCTATATCATAGTTAAGGTCATTAAATCCTGCATTGATAAACATAGCCGGGATCAATGCCTGTTCAAATGCAGCCTGGAACTCTTCTTTTTGCTCTTCCCAGTCTCCATCAGGATCCATAGCCAATTGTGCTGTTGAAACAAGTGGACCTTCCGGCTGCTTCATTTCATAAGTTACTGTTTCTTCTTTTGCATTTGGAAGTGCTGCTCTAAGTGTCTCTTGCACAAGCTTGCCATATGCAACCAGCTCTGCATCATCCGCAGGAACACCCATGATCTCTGCCATTGCCTCAGTACTCAAAGAAGAGATAGAGATCGTTTTTGTCCCTTTTTTTGTCCAGATAGACATACTCATTGGAGAGAAAAGCCCGATATTCGGATATTTTTTAGCCAATTTAACCACAAAGTCTTTTTTGAAGATCGTAAAGAGGTTATAGACATCAAACTCAAGCGTATCAAAGTTTTTCGTACCGTCTTTGATCTGTTTTTTCCATGGTGCAGTCATATCTCTGTTGTCATTGATGAAAAAACCAGCTTTTTCAAATGCCGCTGCGATTGTTTTAGGCGTGATCTTACCATCGCTGTTATCTGCCGTTAGAATGCTAACATTGTGTTTAGCTGTATTCGTGTCATTTGCAACAGTTCCCGTTACCAGTCCCATAGCAACAAGCATTGCAAGTAGCAATTTTGTGAAGTGTTTCATTGTAGTCCTTTTTGTGTGTGTTTTATACATGGCCATTATTATAACTGAACTTCATTTAATTTCAATTAATAACTTTATGTGTCATAAGATAAAGAAAAATAGTGGATTAAGTGTGTAAAGAGTTTTTTTTAATATGAGGATTAACAAAGGGGGAAAATCCCTTTGTTAAATGATCTTAGAATCTATATCTGATGTAGAATCTGAAGTCTTTTGCTGTTTCCACAGTCATCGGTGCATATGCAGCAGCCGTTGCTAATTGCATTGCCGTTGCAGGATCTGCAGTCATAAGACCACCTTGCTGAGCAGGAGTCATAGCATTCCATGCAGCAGCACCCGCTTTGATATCATCTATTTTCACTGGGGTACCTGTAGAGCTTCCGAAGAACCCGTTGCTTCCTGTGTACTCATAGTCCATTTGAACATATCTAAGCTGCATGCTAAGTGCCTCATTGATCTGGTATGTCCAGTTAGCTTCATAAGCATCACCACGTGTAGCAAGTTTAGAACCTGCCATAGTATCTTCAGCATAAGTGAATGATCTCCAGTACTTTGAACCGTGGTTATACTCAAGTCCAATTTTACCATAGTTATCATCACCAACAGTTACAGGAAGGTAAGCACCAAACCAGTAAGATGTACCTGTTTTGTCCTCTGCAGAACCTAACATTGTACTACCTGCATCTGGATCAGTTTGGCTATATGCGATTGAACCGAATACTTTTGCATCTGAGAAATAACCATCTTCAGTGATACCATCAACCATCGCAGAGAATGCACCACCTTGGATATCTCCCACTTGCTGCATAGCACCGAACATTGGGTTCAATAACATTCCCCCATCAGTAGTTTGAGTATTAGGAATGAAAGGTTGTGCCATTGGATCAATTAGATCAGGAAGATCGAATGCTTTAAACCAAAGTGCCTTTGTGATGATCTGGCCATTATTGAATGGTTCAAGGATAAATCCAGCAAGTTGGATATCTTCCAATCCATTCGCTTCAACATCAGCATTTGGTGTAGCAGAACCGATCAATGGCACTGCATTTGTAGAACCATTCCCGGCACATAGTTTGATCGACATTCCAGGAACACCTGTCACTTTTGAAAGATCAAGCTTAGAGCTCAAACCGTCATATTCAACGTTAATGATGTGACCTAGTGGAGATGCAGCTGCATCATCTTGACTTAAATTAGCAAGGAACCCGTTTGTTGACGGTCTTCTACCGATAGAGAATGTCCAAGGCATATCCATTCCAAACGCATTTTCACCAAGGTACAACCAGTATGCTTGTCTAACTCTAACGGTAGTATCTCTTAATGCTTCGTTTGTTGTCCAGTCAAATGCATCAAACGGACGGAGCATAGGGTTGTCAAAACTCGCACCCATCGCTTTATTCGTTGAAAGTTGCCCTTTAAATACATTGTTAGCATCTGGTGCATACGCCATATTTAACCAAAGTCTGTAGCTGTAAAGGTTATCTTTTCCTTGTGTAGACCCATCAGCCATATCATAATTGATGTTATCATATGATGTTCTCATGTCAACACCCCATTTGATGTTATCTCCTGCATCGTGTGCTTTCACTTCATTGATCTTTTTATTTAGCTTGCTATCTTTTTTCTTAAGTTTTGCAATTTCAGCCTCAAGG is part of the Sulfurovum sp. TSL1 genome and harbors:
- a CDS encoding inositol monophosphatase family protein; the protein is MNIDTLKQIALDAGKIVKEGYTSHKEVSHKGVVDLVTEFDLKTEAFIIDQLKKAFPAHTLVGEESHHGSYHHDKAIYIDPIDGTTNFVHGIPYLAISLGVWEQGKPILAVVYNPILEELYWAVQGEGAYCNGQRIEVSPQSKLQNALIATGFPYAKVNAGIEYQWVIDCMTNLLPHIQDIRRLGAAAVDLCYLAHGKVEAFYEIDLKPWDVAAGILIVQEAGGRISNVDNAPFDFDDKSIVASNGKVHQQLIDYLEKI
- the lspA gene encoding signal peptidase II, translated to MRAFAVFFLVLLGTFIIDQNIKSIFIEGYYRPGQCIDLELHYNKGVAFSMLSFLGPTLKWIQALLVVAILFFVFKEGYIKRYAFPVGLLIGGAMGNVYDRFVHGGVVDYVAWHCGFDFAVFNFADVAIDLAVVWLLVMLYFFPQKSESK
- the glmM gene encoding phosphoglucosamine mutase produces the protein MELFGTDGVRGKAGKKVSAVHAMRLAMATGIYFKRFSRTNKILVGKDTRRSGYMIENAMVSGLTAVGFDVIQIGPMPTPAIAFLTANMRCDAGIMISASHNPYYDNGIKFFDWDGNKLNREKEKEIEAIYEDDAQIETAQVTGKEIGKSKRIDDVVGRYIVHIKNSFPETATLSGKRVVIDCANGAGYIVGPTILQELGAEVVVLCDKPNGFNINEGCGAMYPEYLAKAVLEYRADVGIALDGDADRLVMVDEKGEVVDGDKLMGVLAVHLKNQGTLKGDGMVATVMSNQGLGEYLTSQGLTLHRSAVGDKNVVEMMQQYGMNFGGEQSGHIIFSDYAKTGDGISSALQALAYLVETGKKASEAFNPYESYPQLLVNLLIQEKRDFDTIEGLDALKEKIEGLGIRHLFRYSGTENKIRLLLEGKDEKKVEEIMQECVIFFKRALA
- the rpsT gene encoding 30S ribosomal protein S20, whose translation is MAHHKSAKKRILQTAVRTERNRYYRTRIKNITKAVLEAVAAEDKAAAAAAFATANKQIHSLVSKGFIKKTTAARKVSRLHKMVNAIEAA
- the prfA gene encoding peptide chain release factor 1 codes for the protein MFKEKLQPFIDRYNELSELLSSPDITSDIKRMTELSKEQSDLGPLVERANLYVETADAIKENKELLGDAELGDLAKEELSELEPMLPALEEEIKILMIPKDKNDDKNIFLELRAGAGGDESALFVADVFKMYSRYAEQMGWKIEIVSTNEGTSGGYKELIAQIKGGSVYSKLKYEAGTHRVQRVPDTETQGRVHTSAITVAVIPEVDDVEVDIKPNEIKMDVYRSSGCGGQSVNTTDSAVRLTHIPTGIVVAIQDEKSQHKNRDKAMKVLKARVYEAELQKQLDETSSQRKLQVGSGDRSEKIRTYNYPQNRLTDHRIGLTLYALDDVMNNGNLKLVIDPLIAHAQTEAIQEAGL
- the soxZ gene encoding thiosulfate oxidation carrier complex protein SoxZ, whose amino-acid sequence is MANMKIKAKLKGDVVEVKVMAKHDMLTYDQAKKKGVEANFITHISANVNGKVVFDVSTSQFWSKNPQFKFAFRDSGLKKGDKIEITWTDLSGKTVTEDKNIKGIK
- a CDS encoding thiosulfate oxidation carrier protein SoxY codes for the protein MDRRKFMSLSIAAAAVLPASLSAIDFRATKPDVWTAHTVSDAVKALYGDIKPEESGVKVKAPKVASNGGAIPVTVESDIAAKTVALFQDVNPEAAVCVWDVQEGGIVDFMTKIKMKESGTITAIVEGTDGKFYAGKVTLEVALGGCEG
- a CDS encoding c-type cytochrome, translated to MYKSYHKKIVASTLLASVVFLGTACNASNGTKDTAEAKSATETKSAAPVTTTMNTEGFDKRVIDAVGPANALVSDSVKKTYGFNNKLVVDGGVTYPSVNGKRGEYYVNDAAHTAAFNKGKIATANEQKAWDIDVMPDGTGLPEGSGTVEEGDEVYETKCASCHGDFGAGSGLYPKLTLGNAYALQKTMKNQRVKPDSEGPQRAFGPYWPYASTLWWYIKTGMPHQAPMSLTTDEVYALSAYILYINEIKIEGELVDDEYELDREKFLKIVMPNVDGFEPKISGPEGQDNVREYYNNPLNYGNGVRCMKDCFEGEPEVQRIGFELTDFNPPLSSEKTLPEVKETGAAAPGKDTYEASCAVCHATDAMGAPAVGDKAAWDAALKKGLDQVYHNAINGKGGMPPKGGAMDLSDEKVKEVVDYMIGASK
- the soxC gene encoding sulfite dehydrogenase yields the protein MNKITKEEFEVVSEVSEQTSRRNFFKKTATYSMGALAAASVVAPVTIDASEHIKANPEDDPNIMEEKPWAVKWGDGVDVNLYGQPSPYEHMVTRRTTPILSSGNYRASIAVTPIQDLSGIITPNGLFFNRNHGGTPTIDPNEHRLMIHGLVEKPIVLTMDQLKRYPNVSRVHFLECPANGGPEWRGPQFNSIQFAKGFMSCAEWTGVYIKDILKDLGLKPEAQWMLAEGNDSSHMGRTIPIDKVLDDAMIVWGQNGEALRPEQGYPIRIVVPGWEANLCVKWLARLEFSSEPFFAKEETSKYTALKYTGKAIQHFYANEVNSVITSPCPEKPWTDLKKGDMVEIEGLAWSGMGTITTVDVSFDGGKNWVEASLKGLVLDRAWTRFSIMHEYTGEPMLLSSRASDDAGHIQPTVKNERAAVGIEGVYHRNGIHTWEIDAKGEVTNVQILS
- a CDS encoding thiosulfate oxidation carrier protein SoxY, which gives rise to MNRRHFLVLGFCIFPYTAEVLAVDFRKSKPLAWKASSIDDAALALYGREKFATIQKSTAVELIVPRGIVRDPENIPVTIRSALKAKTLAIFQDANPKSLVAVFDIHEENVIEYELPIRMEFKGTVFAVVEGMDGKLYYTREYIEVLHLSCMGSGG
- a CDS encoding MOSC domain-containing protein, with the protein product MKNVGKVTTLFISVQGSSSRMEKEAFNLDPKGVMEDKYYDTNINRSVLLTSEASYALAGSHNITFPFGSLGENILMDYNPYHLVPGDQLRIGEVLLEISQNCTMCDHLSQIDESLPTLLKNDRGIFAKVIEGGMIKKADEITLLK